In Hydractinia symbiolongicarpus strain clone_291-10 chromosome 13, HSymV2.1, whole genome shotgun sequence, a single genomic region encodes these proteins:
- the LOC130624194 gene encoding mucin-2-like isoform X6 produces MLDMDGYTKLAFVAVFFTFFFTDVVPDSLSYPSDKEVREFLGLNPNCIGCTDKRIRRDLLLNSEETSIHQENVQFFDDCPVSVPIVSCDRNYCNAKLCPAHPTAKCKLSLCGECKAVFFINDKKVDCYNFDNTKPASTLSTSQVSKTELKVEDRCGPGVPLVGCKGNPCLDAQCRGYSNAECRVNLCRTCKAVFYVNNQQVFCDKESTISTPCQNELRIDRLSKKRNKFIVTCKSNGDYRPLQCWPSVGLCWCVNEHGKEVFSSRTYFPNKPNCTKLAENCRRKEFGCCPDEVTAAQGFHFEGCPGVKNCEYTTYGCCQDRRTIAKGPNGEGCPRLPTKCEYLQSKNSFIGAFKPQCDEEGKFKQVQCWGTIGQCWCVDKEGRELGRTRTEGKMPNCAAAVCKDERQDCASYVNFCRQMHHYMSVYCRKTCGYCTDGTSSKYVPKRPGCSSPYGCCLDYITPAKGPNDYMCPLFASVCDMPKRTGECRARFQKWYYDPAGNECKRFVYGGCRGNGNRFGTRADCEEKCLKEIEQPNTTTPPPPVKDGICYQPLQEGECGSTYQRYYYDQRKKSCEVFIYSGCGGNDNRFQTKRDCENRCIHNLAPPTTSGANPTNAVGGPVIPGCDSEFGCCSDGVTPAIGRGSFGCPRYASYCHMPAATGPCEEYLPRFFYDVDTKRCEVFFFGGCGGNKNRFESETVCNYECILKEKADTTTPLPKPKSTTTPQPKRQTTLKATTTSSTATSTAATSTEATVEKELRTTRKTTTTAAATTSSSSTKTKTLKITTNIAVATLTECRKRQEVSLKISLSDGQKFYYPNCTSEGKFSSIQCWNKYCWCVDQDGNEIGGTKTSSVPVCPKPESKVCKDVEPQKCLRYAKPRYCKRYKQFMIKRCPNACGFCNNEVERKGCQSSYGCCSDGVTPRRKNKSNCPKYSNICLMPKAIGGCSGSIERFYYNAETKSCQHFTYSGCQGNMNNFLTLQECNNRCNGKETSTLPPTSTTTKTTTYTSAETSATFPTPMPPEVITESDRDVDTTSAIPNTLPITHAITETFPQVKTNQDSTTVTAELKTIASQKITADVTDSMVQTTATLETSTADTALSTGTTTAGSTNKESNTATPKATATITDHDVTITASHETTAAVTDGDVKTTAAPDTTHVVTNGDGKATASPEITSIVTDGDAKTTATPERTSIVTDGDVKATAASKTTAVVTDGDVKTTASAETTFIVTDGDVKTTAAPETTSIVTDGDVTTTAAPEITSIVTDEDVKTTATPETTSIVTDDVVRTTASPETTFIVTDDVVNTTAAPEITSIVTDGDAKTTATPEATSIVTDGDVETTAAPEITSIVTGGDVKTTAAPETTSIVTDGDVETTAAPEITSIVTGGDVKTTATSETTSIVTDGDVTTTAAPEITSIVTDEDVKTTATPETTSIVTDDVVRTTASPETTSIVTDDVVKTTAAPEITSIVTDGDAKTTATPETTSIVTDGDVETTAAPEITSIVTGGDVKTTAAPETTSIVTGGDVKATSAPEITSIVTDGDAKTTSTPETASIVTDGDVEATAAPEITSIVTGGDVKTTAAPETTSIVTGGDVKTTVAPEITSIVTDGDAINTATPEITSIVTDGDVETTAAPEITSVVTGGNVKTTAAPQTTSIVTDGDVETTAAPEITSIVTGGDVKTTAAPETTSIVTGGDVKTTSAPEITSIVTDGDAKTTATPETTSIVTGGDVKTTSAPEITSIVTDGDAKTTATPETTTIVTDGDVETTAASEITSIVTGSDVKTTAAPETTSIVTGGDVKTTTAPEITSIVTDGDAKTTASPETTSIATDGDAATTASPGISDVVTDGDVKATAASKTTAVVTAGVEKTTASAETTPTVTDGDVETTTSSETTALVTDDVVETTLGPETTADVTDSDVKTSASPESTAVVTDAVVKTTAAPEVTAAGTEGDVETTVSPETTDVVTDGDIKATAASKTTSIVTDGDVTTTASPERTSIVTDGDVKTTAASEATATRTAADVKTTVSPETTAVVTDGDVEITATSKTSAAVTDGDIKITASAEATVAGTDGDVRTTASPETASIVTDDVVRATASPETTSIVTDDDVKTTATPEITSIVTDGDAKTTATPEITSIVTDADLKTTSAPETTAAVTDGDVKTTAALETPSIVTDGDVETTASTETTSIVTDGVVKTTAALKTTSIVTDNVVRNTVSPETTSIVTDGVVKTTAAPETTSIVTDDVVKTTAVPEITSIVTDSDVETTTAPETTAAVTDGDVKTTAALETTSIVTDGDVETTAAAEITSIVTGADVKTTAAPEITSIVTDGDVETTASTETTSIVTDGVVKTTAALKTTSIVTDNVVRNTVSPETTSIVTDGVVKTTAAPETTSIVTDGDVTTTAAPEITSIVTDEDVKTTATPETTSIVTDDVVKTTAVPEITSIVSDSDVETTTAPETTAAVTDGDVKTTAALETTSIVTDGDVETTAAPEITSIVTGADVKTTAAPEITSIVTDGDVKTTAASEATATGTAADVKTTASPETTAVVTDGDVEVTATSKTSAAVTDGDIKTTASAEATVAGTDGDVQTTASPETTSIVTDDVVRSTASPETTSIVTDDDVKTTAAPEITSIVTDANLKTTSAAETTAAVTDGDVKTTAALETTSIVTDGDVETTAATETTSFVTDGVVETTAAPETTSIATDDVVKTTAIPEITSIVTDSDVETTTAPETTAAVTDGDVKTTAALETTSIVTDGDVETTAAAEITSIVTGADVKTTAAPEITSIVTDGDVETTASTETTSIVTDGVVKTTAALKTTSIVTDNVVRNTVSPETTSIVTDGVVKTTAAPETTSIVTDGDVTTTAAPEITSIVTDEDVKTTATPETTSIVTDDVVKTTAVPEITSIVSDSDVETTTAPETTAAVTDGDVKTTAALETTSIVTDGDVETTAAPEITSIVTGADVKTTAAPEITSIVTDGDIKTTASAEATVARTDGDVQTTASPETTSIVTDDVVRATASPETTSIVTDDDVKTTAAPEITSIVTDADLKTTSAAETTAAVTDGDVKTTAALETTSIVTDGDVETTAAAEITSIVTGADVKTTAAPEITSIVTDGNVETTASTETTSFVTDGVVKTTAAPETTSIVTDDVVKTTASPETTSIVTDVVVKTTAAPETTSIVTDDVVKTTAVPEITYIVTDGDAKTTAAPETTFIVTDGNVKTTDAPETTSNITDGDVKTTPVPEITSVVTDGDKTTAAAPETTSIVTDGVVKTTALPETTASTSKSQEGTSVLPKTTVTVTVGNVKTAAASTVESETTDAPTKHYIVDTYDRIFGKTSTHIPVVDVTTLPRKEVCKLAFDRGNCNDGEPRFYYSAESDACLLDTYSGCGGNGNNFKSITECMSTCSERIPTSTTTAPVSLNCNSDYGCCLDGVTPALGQNYTGCPEYSSVCEMPVTTGPCKASITRWYYDKETEACKSFIWGGCDGNGNNFQTKTHCSDTCSNDNFLGINHRIESDLESVSAVLIPGCNANSNFGCCSDGLTPATGPNQQGCPVYETECDMPRVSGDCGERTVRYYYDRSKNVCSSFIYSGCGGNKNNFEESLTCLRKCKKDKLICADTIRTSECEAWKAKNYCVLKSVLLDIYCPKTCNRCT; encoded by the exons ATGCTGGACATGGATGGCTATACTAAACTAGCTTTTGTGGCTGTTTTCTTCACTTTCTTTTTTACAGATG ttgtacCAGATTCTTTGTCATATCCAAGTGACAAAGAAGTAAGAGAATTTCTAGGACTTAATCCAAATTGCATTGGATGTACTG ATAAGCGGATAAGGCGTGATCTGCTATTAAATTCTGAAG AAACATCAATTCATCAAGAAAATGTTCAATTTTTTGATGATTGTCCTGTGAGTGTCCCAATTGTTAGCTGTGATAGAAACTATTGTAATGCAAAATTATGTCCAGCTCATCCAACAGCTAAATGCAAGTTGAGTTTGTGTGGTGAATGCAAGgcagttttttttatcaatgacAAGAAAGTAGATTGTTATAACT TTGATAACACAAAGCCAGCATCCACTTTATCTACCTCCCAAG TTTCAAAGACAGAATTAAAAGTTGAAGATCGCTGTGGTCCAGGTGTACCACTTGTTGGTTGTAAAGGAAATCCTTGTTTGGATGCTCAATGCAGAGGTTATTCGAATGCAGAATGTCGTGTAAACTTGTGTCGAACATGTAAGGCAGTATTCTATGTCAACAATCAACAAGTTTTTTGTG ATAAAGAATCCACTATCTCAACTCCCTGCCAAAATGAACTTAGAATAGATCGTTTGAGCAAAAAACGTAACAAATTTATAGTGACATGTAAATCTAATGGGGATTACAGACCTCTTCAATGTTGGCCATCTGTTGGACTATGCTGGTGTGTAAATGAACAtggaaaagaagtttttagCAGTAGAACTTATTTTCCAAACAAACCTAACTGCACTAAATTGG CTGAAAATTGTCGCAGAAAAGAGTTTGGATGTTGTCCTGATGAAGTCACTGCTGCACAAGGTTTTCATTTTGAAGGGTGTCCAG GTGTCAAGAATTGTGAGTACACTACTTATGGTTGCTGCCAAGACAGACGAACAATTGCTAAAGGTCCAAATGGTGAAGGTTGTCCAC GATTGCCAACAAAGTGTGAATATCTTCAGTCCAAAAACAGCTTTATTGGTGCATTCAAACCTCAGTGCGATGAAGAAGGAAAATTCAAGCAAGTGCAATGTTGGGGTACTATTGGACAATGTTGGTGTGTTGACAAGGAAGGTCGTGAATTAGGAAGAACTAGGACCGAAGGGAAAATGCCTAACTGTGCTGCTG CTGTGTGCAAAGACGAAAGACAAGATTGTGCTTCATATGTCAACTTTTGTCGTCAAATGCATCACTACATGTCGGTGTATTGCAGAAAAACTTGTGGTTATTGTACTG atGGCACTTCATCCAAATACGTGCCTAAGAGACCTGGCTGCTCAAGTCCATATGGATGCTGTTTAGACTACATTACACCTGCCAAAGGACCTAATGATTACATGTGTCCAT TATTCGCTTCTGTATGTGACATGCCCAAAAGAACCGGAGAGTGTCGTGCAAGATTTCAAAAGTGGTATTACGATCCTGCTGGTAACGAGTGCAAACGTTTTGTTTATGGTGGTTGTCGTGGTAACGGGAACAGGTTCGGGACGCGGGCTGATTGCGAAGAGAAGTGTTTGAAAG AAATTGAACAACCGAACACAACCACGCCACCTCCACCGGTAAAAG ATGGTATTTGTTACCAGCCGTTGCAAGAAGGAGAATGTGGATCAACCTATCAGAGATATTATTATGATCAAAGAAAGAAAAGTTGTGaggtttttatttattctgGGTGCGGAGGTAACGACAACAGATTTCAAACAAAAAGAGACTGTGAAAATAGATGTATTCACAATTTAG CTCCTCCTACAACATCAGGAGCCAATCCTACAAATGCTGTTGGCGGGCCTGTCATTCCTGGATGTGACAGTGAATTTGGTTGTTGCTCTGACGGCGTCACTCCAGCTATCGGAAGAGGATCATTTGGTTGCCCAC GGTATGCCTCATACTGTCACATGCCTGCAGCTACTGGCCCGTGTGAAGAATATTTACCACGCTTTTTCTACGACGTCGACACGAAGCGTTGCGAAGTGTTCTTTTTCGGTGGTTGTGGAGGCAATAAAAATAGATTTGAGAGTGAAACTGTCTGTAACTATGaatgtattttaaaagaaaaagcagacACCACTACACCGCTTCCAAAACCAAAATCTACAACAACACCTCAACCGAAAAGACAGACAACTCTTAAAGCAACTACAACTTCTAGTACTGCCACATCTACTGCTGCCACATCTACAGAAGCTACTGTGGAGAAAGAATTAAGAACTACAAGAAAGACAACCACTACTGCAGCCGCGACAACTTCATCTTCATCAACAAAaactaaaacattaaaaatcacAACTAATATAGCTG TAGCAACGCTTACAGAATGTCGAAAAAGACAGGAGGTATCGTTGAAAATCAGTCTTTCTGAtggtcaaaaattttattaccCAAATTGTACTTCAGAAGGCAAGTTCAGCTCGATCCAGTGTTGGAACAAGTATTGCTGGTGCGTGGATCAAGATGGGAATGAGATAGGAGGAACTAAAACCAGCAGCGTTCCAGTTTGTCCCAAgc CTGAATCCAAGGTCTGCAAAGATGTTGAACCACAAAAATGTTTACGCTATGCTAAACCACGTTATTGTAAACGCTACAAGCAATTCATGATTAAAAGATGTCCCAACGCTTGTGGATTCTGCAATAATGAAGTTGAAAGAAAAGGTTGTCAAAGCAGTTATGGTTGTTGCAGTGATGGAGTCACtccaagaagaaaaaataaaagtaattgtCCAAAATACTCAAATATATGTCTCATGCCAAAAGCCATTGGAGGATGCTCAGGTTCAATAGAGAGGTTTTATTACAACGCTGAAACGAAATCATGCCAGCATTTTACCTACTCCGGATGTCAAGGTAATATGAATAATTTCTTAACTCTTCAAGAATGTAATAATAGGTGTAACGGTAAAGAAACAAGTACACTACCCCCTACTTCTACcactacaaaaacaacaacatatacGTCAGCAGAAACATCAGCTACATTCCCAACACCTATGCCACCTGAGGTTATTACCGAATCTGACAGAGATGTGGACACAACTTCTGCGATACCAAATACACTACCAATTACACATGCTATAACGGAAACCTTCCCTCAAGTGAAGACGAATCAAGACTCCACCACAGTCACTGCAGAACTAAAAACGATTGCTTCTCAAAAAATTACCGCTGATGTTACAGACAGCATGGTACAGACCACTGCCACCCTAGAAACAAGCACAGCTGACACTGCTCTTTCAACTGGAACAACTACTGCTGGTAGTACCAACAAAGAATCCAATACTGCTACACCTAAGGCAACTGCTACTATAACTGATCACGATGTAACAATAACCGCCTCACATGAAACAACTGCTGCTGTAACTGATGGCGATGTGAAAACTACTGCTGCTCCTGACACAACTCATGTTGTGACTAATGGCGATGGAAAAGCTACTGCCTCTCCTGAAATAACATCTATTGTCACTGATGGTGATGCAAAAACTACTGCTACACCTGAAAGAACTTCTATTGTCACTGATGGCGATGTAAAAGCTACTGCTGCTTCTAAAACAACTGCTGTTGTAACTGATGGAGATGTGAAAACTACTGCCTCAGCCGAAACAACTTTTATTGTCACTGATGGTGATGTAAAAACAACTGCTGCACCTGAAACAACTTCTATTGTCACTGATGGTGATGTAACAACAACTGCTGCACCTGAAATAACATCTATTGTCACTGATGAAGATGTGAAAACAACTGCTACACCTGAAACAACTTCTATTGTCACTGATGATGTTGTAAGAACTACTGCTTCACCTGAAACAACTTTTATTGTCACTGATGATGTGGTAAACACAACTGCTGCGCCTGAAATAACATCTATTGTCACTGATGGTGATGCAAAAACTACTGCTACACCTGAAGCAACTTCTATTGTCACTGATGGTGATGTAGAAACAACTGCTGCACCTGAAATAACATCTATTGTCACGGGTGGCGATGTAAAAACTACTGCTGCACCTGAAACAACTTCTATTGTCACTGATGGTGATGTAGAAACAACTGCTGCACCTGAAATAACATCTATTGTCACGGGTGGGGATGTAAAAACTACTGCTACATCTGAAACAACTTCTATTGTCACTGATGGTGATGTAACAACAACTGCTGCACCTGAAATAACATCTATTGTCACTGATGAAGATGTAAAAACAACTGCTACACCTGAAACAACTTCTATTGTCACTGATGATGTTGTAAGAACTACTGCTTCACCTGAAACAACTTCTATTGTCACTGATGATGTGGTAAAAACAACTGCTGCGCCTGAAATAACATCTATTGTCACTGATGGTGATGCAAAAACTACTGCTACACCTGAAACAACTTCTATTGTCACTGATGGTGATGTAGAAACAACAGCTGCACCTGAAATAACATCTATTGTCACGGGTGGCGATGTAAAAACTACTGCTGCACCTGAAACAACTTCTATTGTCACTGGTGGTGATGTAAAAGCAACTTCTGCGCCTGAAATAACATCTATTGTCACTGACGGTGATGCAAAAACTACTTCTACACCTGAAACAGCTTCTATTGTCACTGATGGTGATGTAGAAGCAACTGCTGCACCTGAAATAACATCTATTGTCACGGGTGGCGATGTAAAAACTACTGCTGCACCTGAAACAACTTCTATTGTCACTGGTGGTGATGTAAAAACAACTGTTGCGCCTGAAATAACATCTATTGTCACTGATGGTGATGCAATAAATACTGCTACACCTGAAATAACTTCTATTGTCACTGATGGTGATGTAGAAACAACTGCTGCACCTGAAATAACATCTGTTGTCACGGGTGGCAATGTAAAAACTACTGCTGCACCTCAAACAACTTCTATTGTCACTGATGGTGATGTAGAAACAACTGCTGCACCTGAAATAACATCTATTGTCACGGGTGGGGATGTAAAAACTACTGCTGCACCTGAAACAACTTCTATTGTCACTGGTGGTGATGTAAAAACAACTTCTGCTCCTGAAATAACATCTATTGTCACTGATGGTGATGCAAAAACTACTGCTACACCTGAAACAACTTCTATTGTCACTGGTGGTGATGTAAAAACAACTTCTGCTCCTGAAATAACATCTATTGTCACTGATGGTGATGCAAAAACTACTGCTACACCTGAAACAACTACTATTGTCACTGATGGTGATGTAGAAACAACTGCTGCATCTGAAATAACATCTATTGTCACGGGTAGCGATGTAAAAACTACTGCTGCACCTGAAACAACTTCTATTGTCACCGGTGGTGATGTAAAAACAACTACTGCGCCTGAAATAACATCTATTGTCACTGATGGTGATGCAAAAACTACTGCTTCACCTGAAACAACTTCTATTGCCACTGATGGTGATGCAGCAACTACTGCTTCACCTGGAATATCTGATGTTGTGACTGATGGCGATGTAAAAGCTACTGCTGCTTCTAAAACAACTGCTGTTGTAACTGCTGGCGTTGAGAAAACTACTGCTTCAGCCGAAACAACTCCTACTGTAACTGATGGCGATGTAGAAACTACTACTTCCTCTGAAACAACTGCTCTTGTGACTGATGACGTTGTAGAAACTACTCTTGGTCCTGAAACAACGGCTGATGTAACAGATAGCGATGTAAAAACTAGTGCTTCTCCTGAATCAACTGCTGTTGTGACTGATGCTGTTGTAAAAACTACTGCTGCTCCTGAAGTAACGGCCGCTGGAACTGAAGGCGATGTAGAAACTACTGTTTCACCTGAAACAACTGATGTTGTTACTGATGGCGATATAAAAGCTACTGCTGCTTCTAAAACAACTTCTATTGTCACTGATGGCGATGTAACAACTACTGCTTCACCTGAAAGAACTTCTATTGTCACTGATGGTGATGTAAAAACAACTGCTGCATCTGAAGCAACTGCTACTAGAACTGCTGCAGATGTAAAAACTACTGTTTCTCCAGAAACAACTGCTGTTGTGACTGATGGTGATGTAGAAATTACTGCTACTTCCAAAACATCTGCTGCTGTAACTGATGGTGATATAAAAATTACTGCTTCAGCCGAGGCAACTGTTGCTGGGACTGATGGCGATGTAAGAACTACTGCCTCACCTGAAACAGCTTCTATTGTCACTGATGATGTTGTAAGAGCTACTGCTTCACCTGAAACAACGTCTATTGTCACTGATGATGATGTAAAAACTACTGCTACGCCTGAAATAACATCTATTGTCACTGATGGTGATGCAAAAACTACTGCTACACCTGAAATAACATCTATTGTAACTGATGCCgatttaaaaactacttctGCGCCTGAAACAACTGCTGCTGTAACTGATGGTGACGTAAAAACAACTGCTGCACTTGAAACACCTTCTATTGTTACTGATGGGGATGTAGAAACAACTGCTTCAACTGAAACAACGTCTATTGTCACTGACGGTGTTGTAAAAACAACTGCTGCACTTAAAACAACTTCTATTGTCACTGATAATGTTGTAAGAAATACTGTTTCACCTGAAACAACATCTATTGTCACTGATGGTGTTGTAAAAACAACTGCTGCAC CTGAAACAACATCTATTGTCACTGATGATGTTGTAAAAACTACTGCTGTACCTGAAATAACGTCTATTGTCACTGATAGTGATGTAGAAACTACTACTGCACCTGAAACAACTGCTGCTGTAACTGATGGTGATGTAAAAACAACTGCTGCACTTGAAACAACTTCTATTGTCACTGATGGTGATGTAGAAACAACTGCTGCGGCTGAAATAACATCTATTGTCACTGGTGCTGATGTAAAAACAACTGCTGCACCTGAAATAACATCTATTGTCACTGATGGTGATGTAGAAACAACTGCTTCAACTGAAACAACGTCTATTGTCACTGACGGTGTTGTAAAAACAACTGCTGCACTTAAAACAACTTCTATTGTCACTGATAATGTTGTAAGAAATACTGTTTCACCTGAAACAACATCTATTGTCACTGATGGTGTTGTAAAAACAACTGCTGCACCTGAAACAACTTCTATTGTCACTGATGGTGATGTAACAACAACTGCTGCACCTGAAATAACATCTATTGTCACTGATGAAGATGTGAAAACAACTGCTACACCTGAAACAACTTCTATTGTCACTGATGATGTTGTAAAAACTACTGCTGTACCTGAAATAACGTCTATTGTCAGTGATAGTGATGTAGAAACTACTACTGCACCTGAAACAACTGCTGCTGTAACTGATGGTGATGTAAAAACAACTGCTGCACTTGAAACAACTTCTATTGTCACTGATGGTGATGTAGAAACAACTGCTGCACCTGAAATAACATCTATTGTCACTGGTGCTGATGTAAAAACAACTGCTGCACCTGAAATAACATCTATTGTCACTGATGGTGATGTAAAAACAACTGCTGCATCTGAAGCAACTGCTACTGGAACTGCTGCAGATGTAAAAACTACTGCTTCTCCAGAAACAACTGCTGTTGTGACTGATGGTGATGTAGAAGTTACTGCTACTTCTAAAACATCTGCTGCTGTAACTGATGGTGATATAAAAACTACTGCTTCAGCCGAGGCAACTGTTGCTGGGACTGATGGCGATGTACAAACTACTGCCTCACCTGAAACAACTTCTATTGTCACTGATGATGTTGTAAGATCTACTGCTTCACCTGAAACAACGTCTATTGTCACTGATGATGATGTAAAAACTACTGCTGCGCCTGAAATAACATCTATTGTCACTGATGCCAATTTAAAAACTACTTCTGCGGCTGAAACAACTGCTGCCGTAACTGATGGTGATGTAAAAACAACTGCTGCACTTGAAACAACTTCTATTGTCACTGATGGTGATGTAGAAACAACTGCTGCAACTGAAACAACGTCTTTTGTCACTGACGGTGTTGTAGAAACAACTGCTGCACCTGAAACAACATCTATTGCCACTGATGATGTTGTAAAAACTACTGCTATACCTGAAATAACGTCTATTGTCACTGATAGTGATGTAGAAACTACTACTGCACCTGAAACAACTGCTGCTGTAACTGATGGTGATGTAAAAACAACTGCTGCACTTGAAACAACTTCTATTGTCACTGATGGTGATGTAGAAACAACTGCTGCGGCTGAAATAACATCTATTGTCACTGGTGCTGATGTAAAAACAACTGCTGCACCTGAAATAACATCTATTGTCACTGATGGTGATGTAGAAACAACTGCTTCAACTGAAACAACGTCTATTGTCACTGACGGTGTTGTAAAAACAACTGCTGCACTTAAAACAACTTCTATTGTCACTGATAATGTTGTAAGAAATACTGTTTCACCTGAAACAACATCTATTGTCACTGATGGTGTTGTAAAAACAACTGCTGCACCTGAAACAACTTCTATTGTCACTGATGGTGATGTAACAACAACTGCTGCACCTGAAATAACATCTATTGTCACTGATGAAGATGTGAAAACAACTGCTACACCTGAAACAACTTCTATTGTCACTGATGATGTTGTAAAAACTACTGCTGTACCTGAAATAACGTCTATTGTCAGTGATAGTGATGTAGAAACTACTACTGCACCTGAAACAACTGCTGCTGTAACTGATGGTGATGTAAAAACAACTGCTGCACTTGAAACAACTTCTATTGTCACTGATGGTGATGTAGAAACAACTGCTGCACCTGAAATAACATCTATTGTCACTGGTGCTGATGTAAAAACAACTGCTGCACCTGAAATAACATCTATTGTTACTGATGGTGATATAAAAACTACTGCTTCAGCCGAGGCAACTGTTGCTAGGACTGATGGCGATGTACAAACTACTGCCTCACCTGAAACAACTTCTATTGTCACTGATGATGTTGTAAGAGCTACTGCATCACCTGAAACAACGTCTATTGTCACTGATGATGATGTAAAAACTACTGCTGCGCCTGAAATAACATCTATTGTCACTGATGCCgatttaaaaactacttctGCGGCTGAAACAACTGCTGCTGTAACTGATGGTGATGTAAAAACAACTGCTGCACTTGAAACAACTTCTATTGTCACTGATGGTGATGTAGAAACAACTGCTGCGGCTGAAATAACATCTATTGTCACTGGTGCTGATGTAAAAACAACTGCTGCACCTGAAATAACATCTATTGTCACTGATGGTAATGTAGAAACAACTGCTTCAACTGAAACAACGTCTTTTGTCACTGACGGTGTTGTAAAAACAACTGCTGCACCTGAAACAACATCTATTGTCACTGATGATGTTGTAAAAACTACTGCCTCACCTGAAACAACTTCTATTGTCACTGATGTTGTTGTAAAAACAACTGCTGCACCTGAAACAACATCTATTGTCACTGATGATGTTGTAAAAACTACTGCTGTACCTGAAATAACGTATATTGTCACTGATGGTGATGCAAAAACTACCGCTGCACCTGAAACAACTTTTATTGTCACTGATGGTAATGTAAAAACAACTGATGCGCCTGAAACAACGTCTAATATTACTGATGGTGATGTTAAAACAACTCCTGTACCTGAAATAACATCTGTTGTCACTGATGGTGATAAAACAACTGCTGCTGCACCTGAAACCACTTCTATTGTGACTGATGGCGTTGTGAAAACTACTGCTTTACCTGAAACTACTGCTTCTACATCTAAAAGTCAGGAAGGCACTTCTGTTTTGCCAAAAACAACTGTTACTGTAACTGTGGGCAATGTAAAAACCGCTGCAGCCTCGACAGTAGAAAGCGAAACAACTGACGCCCCTACCAAGCATTATATTGTTGACACTTATGACCGGATATTTGGTAAAACATCAACTCATATTCCGGTTGTCG ATGTTACGACGTTGCCACGCAAGGAAGTATGTAAGCTCGCATTTGATCGCGGGAACTGCAACGATGGTGAACCAAGATTTTATTATAGTGCTGAGTCTGATGCATGTCTTTTAGATACTTACAG TGGCTGTGGAGGAAATGGTAACAATTTCAAATCGATAACAGAATGCATGTCGACATGTTCAGAACGTATTCCGACTTCAACAACAACTGCACCTGTATCTCTGAATTGTAATAGTGACTATGGTTGCTGTCTGGATGGTGTTACTCCAGCTCTTGGCCAAAATTATACAGGATGTCCAG AATACTCGTCTGTTTGTGAAATGCCAGTTACTACTGGTCCCTGCAAAGCTTCCATAACACGCTGGTATTATGACAAAGAAACGGAAGCGTGTAAATCTTTCATATGGGGAGGATGCGATGGCAATGGAAACAACTTTCAAACCAAAACACATTGCAGCGACACCTGCTCGAATGACAACTTTTTGGGAATAAACCATCGTATTGAATCAG ATTTAGAATCTGTGTCTGCAGTACTGATACCTGGATGCAATGCTAATAGTAATTTCGGTTGTTGCAGTGATGGGCTGACACCTGCTACTGGTCCAAACCAACAGGGTTGTCCAG TGTACGAGACAGAATGTGATATGCCAAGAGTTTCAGGTGATTGTGGTGAAAGAACAGTGCGTTATTATTACGATCGAAGCAAAAACGTATGTTCCAGTTTTATTTATTCCGGTTGTGGTGGAAACAAGAATAATTTTGAAGAGTCTTTAACTTGTTTGCGCAAATGCAAGAAAG ATAAGTTAATCTGTGCAGACACAATAAGAACATCGGAATGCGAAGCATGGAAAGCAAAAAACTACTGTGTTCTTAAATCAGTACTTT